The Loxodonta africana isolate mLoxAfr1 chromosome 12, mLoxAfr1.hap2, whole genome shotgun sequence genome segment TCAGCGTGCGCCGCTGCGGCCACGCAGACTCCTTCTTCTTCCTGGAGCTCGGGCGCTCGGCGCCCATGGGTCCCGGGGAATTGTGGCTGCAGGCACCCGACGCTGTGGTGGCCCAAAGCATTCATGAGACCGTCCTAGCCTCCATGAAGCGACTCGCGGGCGGTGGTGCAGGCGGCAGGGTTGACCCAATGCCGAGGGGACCCCCGACGTGCGCCTCCAGACCCTCTGTTCCCCAACTTTATGAGACCCAGGCCTCCGCGGCCCAATCAGGCGGCTTGAGCCGTCGGCGGTGTTTGGGTGAGAGGAGCGAGCAAACCACCCTGAAGACCCTGACCAGGCTGGGGCCGGCAGCCTCGTACCCCCAGGGGTTGGAGCGGGGCAGAGGCTACATAACCGTGGGAGCCCGGAGTGACTATGAGCCCATGGGGGGCGGCGAAGCCAGCGGCTACGTGGTGATGGCGCCCCCGCGCAATCACCCGGGCCCTCCGCCTGCTGCCAACGCTGCTCCTCGCCCGCCGCTCTGGGCCTGGGGGGGTACGGAATACGAGCCCATGAGCCGTTTTCCACCAGGGTCCTCTTCCTCGACCTCCCTGCCCCGTTCCTACAAGCCCGGGACCGTGGAACCTGGACTTGAGCTCCAGAGCACCCATCATGGCGTCGGAGGCAGCCTGGGACTGGCGGGCGCTCAGCCCCGCTCGAAGCCGCTGTCCGAGCTCGCCGGGGAGTACGTGCGCATCGGGTACGGGGCCCCCGACTACGTGGCAATGGGCACTGCCAGGCCGAAGCCCTCCGACGGCCGCCTCAACTACGTGGACCTCGACCTGGTCCCGCCTCAGGAGGAGGGCGGC includes the following:
- the LOC135232890 gene encoding insulin receptor substrate 2-like, encoding LPHSFHGAPGGFELPTSCLAAVALNRFTTRVSFPGPGTSSDHPAVFPGPSSFEDPFQDVWPVTLRPKGLGRTRGLGSGCYRLCLGSGTLSLLRKPEGRSSGDIQAPPALLLPLLSVRRCGHADSFFFLELGRSAPMGPGELWLQAPDAVVAQSIHETVLASMKRLAGGGAGGRVDPMPRGPPTCASRPSVPQLYETQASAAQSGGLSRRRCLGERSEQTTLKTLTRLGPAASYPQGLERGRGYITVGARSDYEPMGGGEASGYVVMAPPRNHPGPPPAANAAPRPPLWAWGGTEYEPMSRFPPGSSSSTSLPRSYKPGTVEPGLELQSTHHGVGGSLGLAGAQPRSKPLSELAGEYVRIGYGAPDYVAMGTARPKPSDGRLNYVDLDLVPPQEEGGDAPATGTDRPHSYARTAFQKLWEASSSCSVTREPQVGRDPSPCCC